GAGCAGGTCCGGGTCCCAGCCGTTCGGCACGACCATCATCCGGTCCGCCGAGTCCGGGTAGCGCTGGGCGTACCAGGTGCGCAGGGCCTGGTTCACGAAGATCGACGCGGAGGCGTCGCGCAGGATCCGCTTCTCCCACTTCCAGGCCGGGTGGTCCGCCGGGTAGGCGTCCTCCTCGGTGAACATGTTCAGCGTCCAGGCGTCCCGGTAGTCGACCGCGAACGGCACCCCGGTGAGCTTGTGGATCACCCAGGCGGCGGCGAACGAGGCGAACGGGTTGCCGGTGGCGAGCACCACGTCGAAGCGGCGCTTGGCGTGCATCTTCAGCGCCTTGCGCACCGCCGCGGCGGCCCAGGAGAGGTAGTGCTCGGGGAAGATCTTCTTCAGGCCGAGGTTGTAGACGTTGCGCGCCAGGATCGGCGACATGCCCCGGAACCGGCTGAAGTGCCGCAGGTCCCGCTCCCAGGCGAAGTGGCTCAGGTTGGGCCGCTCCACCCGGATGCTCGGGTCGACCGTCTCGGCGAGCTGCTCGTCCACCGAGCCGATCACGTTGTGCAGGAACTTCAGCGGCGACGCGAACGCGGTCACCTCCCAGCCGTGGGCGGCCAGGTAGTTCGCCGTGGCCCGGGCGCGGTAGACCCCGCTGGCCCGCGACGGCGGAAAGTAGAACGAGAGGTAGAGAATGCGTGGTCGGCGCGGCTCCCGCGTCCGATTCATGAGTTGTCCCCCTGGACGGCATCCGGATCTGACCGGTGCTGACGTTTCGGCGTACGACCAGCGTAGTCGTAACTGAAGCAGACTCTCGGTTGCGCCGCCGGGCGCCCACCGGTCAGCAGGCGGGCCGCGTACGGCATGGCCACCGGATCCGTGACCACCAACACGTCCACCGGGTTACCCCGGCGCAGCAGACCGTCCACCAGCTTGGGACGCAGGTCACCCCGCAACCGCACGAAGGCGCGGTGCGCGCGGGCGGCGATCCGCTTCTCGTACGACTTCTCGGCCCGCTTGGCGAAACGGCGCAGCGGGCCCCGGCCCACCGTGCGCAGCACCTTGCGGGGCGCCTTGAAGAGCACGGCCTGCTCCACCCGCGCCGCCCGCTGCCGCTGCTCCAGGCCGGCGAGGTCGATCACCCGCACCCCGTCGGCGAAGGTCTCCCGGCTCCACGGCGCCACCCGGTCGACGACCACGGTGGCCGTCCCCCCGTCGGCGACCACCTGGGCGGACTCCTCCACCACCGCACGCCGCCGGGTGCCCCCGACGGACAGGAAAAGAACGTGCATCTCACTCCATCAGCTCTGGTCGCGCCGGCCGGTCAGGCCGACGGGGCCGCCTCGTCGGGGAACCAGAGACGGTGGTGGGTGCGGGCGACGGCAGCGTACCCGTACCGGTCGGCCAGCACCTTGCGGGCGAGTGACGAATCGAGGCCGCTCGCCAGCCGGGACCGCAGGGCGCGGTAGCCGGCGACGATGGTCTCCGGGTCGTCCGTCACGTCGATCATGACGCCGGCGGCGTCCTCCACCCCGGCGAGCGTGCGCTCCGGGCCGCCGCAGCGGGTGACCAGGACCGGCAGCCCCGCGGCGACCGCCTCGATCACCGCGACGCCGAAGGTCTCCTGCCGGCTGGGGTGCACCAGCACGTCGTGCTCGCGCATCAGCCGCAGCGCCTCGTCCGGCGGGATCGCGCCGGTGAAGGTGACCGCGTCGGCCACCCCCAGCTCGGCCGCCCGGGCGGTCAGGCTCGCCTGGAGCGCGCCCTCGCCGACCAGGGTCAGGGTCAGCTCCGGCTCGTCGGCCCGGCACCGGGCGAACGCCTCCAGCAGCAGCGGGACGCCCTTCAGCTCGGAGAGCGCGCCGACGAAGAGCCACCGGCGCAGCGCGGTGACCGGGGTGGCCCGCGGCTGGTCGAAGGCGATCGGGTTGGAGATCGACCCGATCCGGTCGGCGTGGTGCGGGAACGCCTCGACCAGCGGCCGGCGCACCCCCTCGCCGACGGCCAGGAAGCCGGTGCAGCGGTGCAGCACCTCGTCGTACATCTCCCGGCCGCGCGGCGTCTCCAGGACCTTGTCCAGGAAGCTGGCGTGCTCGGTGACGAAGATCTTCGCGTCCGGGCGGGCGTTGCGGATCGCCGCCCAGCCGCTGGGCAGCCCGACGTGCGCGTGCACCACCGGGGCGTCGATCGGCTCGCCGCCCAGGGCGGCGCGGAGCGCCACGTCGTGCCGGTCGGCGATCTCGGCGTGCCCCTGGCCGCGCGGCACCGGGACCGGCACGTAGACCAGCTCGGCACCGCCGACGGTCGGGTTGCGGTGCAACGCGTGCGGCATCAGCTCGCGGTGCGCGGCCAGGACGGCCCGGTCGGCGGTCCCGTCGAGCGCGGCCACCCAGGCGTCACAGTGGAAGACGGTCATCCGGTCACAGCCGGGCGCGGTGGCGTCCACCATGGCCCGCACGAACGCGCCCCGGAACGGCAGCTCACGGTTCGGGTACCAGGGAGTCAGGACAGCGACGTCCCGGTCAGAAGATGGAGGCACCCCGAACCTTCCCAGCCGTTTTGTCCAGACCGACTGACGTTAACATGCAGGCTGTCGATCACGCTCGGCCGGCCTGCGGGGCCGGCGGGCCCCACCGAGTGACCCGGAGCGCATCCGTGACCCGAGACGGTCAGCCATGAAGGGCCCGCTGGAGCCGGTGCTGCGCCGGGTCACCTCCCCCGCCGTCGTCCGGCACCGCGCCGCGGCGCGGCTGCTGCGCGGGCTCGCGGCGGTGCCGGTGCTGCCCACCCCGGCCCGGGTCACGCTGGCCCGGCGGCTGCGCGCCGGGATGAGCCGGGCCGGCTGGTCACCGGACGAGTCGCGGGCGGCGCTGGCGGCGGTGGCCCGCTCCGTCGACGTCGACACCCGGGCCGACCTGCTGATGCAGGAGGCGACCGGGGAGCTGAAGGCCGGTCGTACGCCCGGCCACCTGGTGGCGGCGGTCGCGGCGGAACTCGCGGCGGCCGACGCGGCGTACGCGAAGGGAGACCGGCCGGGCGCGGCCCGGCGGCTGCACCGGGCCCTGCGCGCCCAGTTCCACCGGGTCCTGCACTTCGACCAGCTCACCTCCCCTCTGGCGGACGACCCGGCGGCGTTCCTGGCCCCGCTGCGCGACAGCGCCGTCGGTCGGGTGCTGCTGGCGCCGCGCGGCCGGTCCCGACCGGCCGCGCCGCCGCCGACCGACCGGCCGCTGCGGCTGCTGGTGCTCACCAACGGCAACGACCACTTCCTGCGCGAGATCCGCGACCGGTACGCGCACCATCCGGACGTCGAGTTCCGCTACCTGCACCTCACCGAGGACCCGGAGGCCGACCAGCTCATCCGCCGCCCCGACGCGCTGGCCGCCGACCCGGTGCTGGGCGGCTCGGAGTACGGCCGGCAGGTGGAACGCTGGCTGCGCCCGCACCTGGACTGGGCGGACACCCTCTTCGTCGACTGGGCCGTGGCGACCGCCGCGATGGTGACCCTGGTCGACCCGGGTGACACCCGGATCGTGCTGCGGCTGCACAGCTTCGAGGCGTTCAGCTTCTGGCCGCACCTGATCGACTTCACCCGGGTCGACGACGTGGTCTTCGTCTCCGAGCACCTGCGCGACTTCGCCGCCGAGGTCGCCCCGGCACTGGTCGGCCCGCACGCGCCCCGGCTGCACGTGCTCAGCAACGCGATGGACCTGCGGGCGTTCCCGCTGCCCAAGGAGGCGTCGGCCCGGTTCACCCTGGGCCTGGTCGGGATCAGCGCGGTCGCCAAGGACCCGCGCTGGGCCGTCGAGGTGCTGCGGCTGCTGCGCGCCGAGGACGACCGCTACCGGCTGCTGCTCGTCGGCGACGGCCTCAACCGGGACGCCGGCGAGGGGGTACGCCAGTACGCCGACGCCCTCGACGCCGACCTGGCCGAGCTGGAGCCGACCGGCGCGGTGGTGCGGGTCGGGCAGGTCAGTGACGTGCCGAAGGCGCTCACCGGGATCGGCGTCATCCTCAGCACCTCGGTGCGGGAGAGCTTCCACTGCGCGGTGGTGGAGGGGGCCGCGAGCGGGGCGGTGCCGGTGGTGCGGGACTGGCCGTTCTTCGCCTCCCGCCCGCACGGCGCGCACTCGCTCTTCCCGGCCGACTGGGTGGTGCGGACGCCGGCCGAGGCGGCGGCGCGGATCCTCGACGTCACCGCGGATGAAGAGCGCTGGCGGGCGACCGGCGAGGCCGCCGCCGCCCACGCCATCGCGACCTGGGACTGGACCGTGGTGCGGCGCGGCTTCGACGCGCTGTTCGGCGTGGACACCCCGCCGGTCGGCTGAGCCGGACGCCGACGAACCTCGCCGTCCCGCCCCAGGTGCTCCCGCCGGACCGGCCCGGTGCTGCACCCGGGCCCTAGGCCGTCGGCCTCGTGTGCAGGACCTCCCGGGCCTGCTCGGCGGCGCGGGTGATGCTCTCGCTGATGAAGTCGAGGAAGCGGGCGATGTTCTCCAGCCGGTGGGCGGCGGGAGTGTGCGGGCCGAGGACGGCCACGCCCCGGCGGGCGGTCTCGACGAGCTGGTCGTTGGCCCGGGCGCCGGCGATCGTCGCCTGGTAGAAGAGCTCGTCGTCGACGACGTACCGGTCGCGGCGGCGTTCGTCGCGTTCCCGGCGGACCAGGCTCTGCGCCTCCAGGAAGGTGATCGCCTTGGAGACGGACGCCGGGCTGACCCGGAGGTGCTGGGCCAGCTGGGACGCGGTGAGGCTGCCCGCGTCGGTGGTGAAGAGGCAGGTCAGCACCCGGGCCGCCATCTTGGGCAGACCCGAGGCCATGAGGACGGTGGTCAGACTCTCCTCCAACTCGGCCACGGCCTCCGGGTCGCGCCCGTGGGGTTGGGGGGCGGTCGGTGATCCGGTGCTGGAGGCGGGTCGACGCCGCCGGGCGCGGCGCTCGGTGGCGCGATGGGCCAGATCGGCGCGGTAGGCGGTGGGGCCGCCGTTGCGCGTCACCTCCCGGGTGATCGTCGAGGTCGGACGGTCGAGGCGGCGGGCGATCTCGGCGTAGGGAAGGCTGTCGGCCAACCCCAGGGCGATCTGCTGGCGTTCCTGGACGGTGAGCCTGCCTCCCGGCATCGCGTTCTCCTCGGTGTTTCCGCGTGTTGGTCCCTGCGCCGCTCAGCATAGCGTTCACTCACCATTCATTGCAATGCGACAGGTGCCAGACGTTGCATTGCTTCCAAATCCATCGCAACGATTTACTGGCTCTGACCTGTTGATACTCCGAGCGAACGCAACAGTCTCGTTGCCACCAAGTAGAAAGCAACGTAGCGTTTCCGTTGTCGGAAAGACACAGTGAGCACGGGAGGCGCACGATGCAGAAGTTCGACACCCCGGTCCCGATCACCGCCGTCCTGGACATCCCCGCCGGACGCGTCCGGTTCATCGCCGCCGACCGCGCCGACGCCACCGTCGAGGTCCGGCCCGACGACCCCGCGAGGAACAACGACGTACGGGCGGCCGACCGGACCAGCGTCACCTACGCCGACGGCGTCCTGCGGATCCAGACCGAGGAGCCGAGGAACCGGCTCCTCGGCCCCTCCGGATCGCTGGAGGTCACGGTCCAACTACCGGCCGGCTCCCGGGTCGAGGCGAAGGCCGCCGGCGCCGAGCTGCGCGGCGTCGGTCGCCTCGGTGACCTCGCCTTCGAGGGCGCGTACCGCCGGATCAAGATCGACGAGGCGGGGCAGGTGCGGCTCACCGCGATCGACGGCGACGTCGAGGTGGGTCGGCTCACCGGGCCCGCGGAGATCAGCACCGCGCGGGGCGACATCCGGATCGCGGAGGCCGTCCGCGGCACCGTCGTGCTGCGTACCGGGTCCGGCGACATCTCGGTCGGCGCCGCCGTCGGCGTCTCGGCGGCCCTGGACGCCGGCACCGGCCACGGCCGGATCAGCAACGCGCTCCGCAACGACGGCACCACCGTGCTCGACATCCACGCCACCACCGCGCAGGGCGACATCGCCGCCCGCAGCCTCTAGAGGAGCAGCAAGCATGACGAAGAACGACACGCCCGTGAGCGGTCCGACGTGGACGGGCCTGGTGCCGGTCGAGGACACCGCGCTGGCCGTCACCGACACCGGCGGTCCAGGTGTCCCGGTGGTCTACCTCAACGGCCAGTTCGCCACCCAGGGCTACTGGCGCCGGGTGATCGCCGACCTCGGGCCGGGCTGGCGGCACCTCACCTACGACGAGCGCGCCCGGGGCCGCTCGAAGCGCTCCGCGGACTACTCCTTCGCCGCGGCCGTGCGCGACGTCGACGCCGTGCTCGCCGCGCGCGAGGTGGATCGGGCGCTCGTGGTCGGCTGGTCCTACGGGGCGGTCGTCGCGGCCCACTGGGCCCACCGGAACCCCGAGCGGGCCATCGGCGCGGTCCTGGTCGACGGCGCGTTCCCGTACGACTGGCTGGACGAGGCCATGGAACAGCGGATCCGGAAGCTGTTCCGACGGCTGAACCTCTTCCTGCCGCTGCTGCGCCCGACCGGCCTCGCCCCTCGGATGAGCGCCGCGCAGCAGGCCGAGAGCAACATCGAACTCGGCCGGCTCTCCCGGGTGGACCAGTTGGGCCCGGTGCTCGACGCCATCACCGTCCCGACCCGGTACGTGGTCGCCTCCGGCGTCTCCTTCGGCAGCCACGGCGACGAGCAGGAACGCATCCGCACCAGCCTGGACGCGGTGACCGCCGGCAACCCCAACATCGCGGTCAGCGCAAAGGTCGCCAGCAACCACGGTGCCCTGCTCAAGAAGGACTACCGGGCCGTCACCGCTGCCGTACGCGAGGTCGCCGGCCTCGATCGGACGGGCCGCGGCTGAGGCCGATCACCCTGGCCGGGCGTGGCAGGCGGATCAGAGGCCGCTCGGCCTGCCACGCCGTCCCCTCATTCACCGAATTCGAGATGCAGGGTGCTGCGGTAGGCCACCGACCGGCACTGCGCCGGGGATGCGGGACGCTCGTCGCCGGTCCAGACCGCGAGCGCCCGGAAGGCGTATCCGTCCTGCTCGGCGCGCTCGAACTCGAAGGAGACCGGGCGGCCCGGATCGAGGGATCGGAAGCCGCCGGCCAGGATGCTGCTGAAGTGCGCCCAGCAGCCGCCCGGGGTGGCGTCGGAGTCGATGACTCCCCAGCCCTCGCCGCTGCGCCATTCCCGCACGGTGCCGGTAGCTGTCACACCGTCAGTATCACCCCTTGACGGCGTCCACCACCGACCCGCGAAAGGGCCGGACCGCGTCGGCGGTCCGGCCCTTTCGGTCGTACGGGATCAGGCGACGGCGACCCGGTCGCCGGCCTCGGCGGCCGAACCCACGGCGACCGTCTTGCCGACCGACGCCGACTCCAGCAGACCGGCGGCCACCTGCACGGTCCGCAGGCCCTGGCGCAGGGTGACGATGTCGCTCTGCTTGCCCTCGACGGCGTCGCGGAACCGCTCGTGCTCGACCAGCAGCGGCTCCCGCTTCGGGATCGCGAAGCGGACCATGTCGCCCTCGGCGACGCCGCGGAACGCGCGCAGCGCCTCCCACTCGGTGTCGATGGCGGCGTTGGCATAGAAGGTCAGGTCGGCGGTGAGGGTGTCCGCCACGAAGCAGCCCTTGTCGCCGGTGACGACGGTGGACCGCTCCTTGAGCGGGCTCAGCCAGTTGACCAGGTGGTTGACCATCGTGCCGTCGGCGAGCTGACCCACCACGGCGACCATGTCCTCGTGCAGCCGGCCGGAG
This genomic interval from Micromonospora sp. CCTCC AA 2012012 contains the following:
- a CDS encoding cold-shock protein codes for the protein MTATGTVREWRSGEGWGVIDSDATPGGCWAHFSSILAGGFRSLDPGRPVSFEFERAEQDGYAFRALAVWTGDERPASPAQCRSVAYRSTLHLEFGE
- a CDS encoding helix-turn-helix domain-containing protein — translated: MPGGRLTVQERQQIALGLADSLPYAEIARRLDRPTSTITREVTRNGGPTAYRADLAHRATERRARRRRPASSTGSPTAPQPHGRDPEAVAELEESLTTVLMASGLPKMAARVLTCLFTTDAGSLTASQLAQHLRVSPASVSKAITFLEAQSLVRRERDERRRDRYVVDDELFYQATIAGARANDQLVETARRGVAVLGPHTPAAHRLENIARFLDFISESITRAAEQAREVLHTRPTA
- a CDS encoding glycosyltransferase, whose amino-acid sequence is MKGPLEPVLRRVTSPAVVRHRAAARLLRGLAAVPVLPTPARVTLARRLRAGMSRAGWSPDESRAALAAVARSVDVDTRADLLMQEATGELKAGRTPGHLVAAVAAELAAADAAYAKGDRPGAARRLHRALRAQFHRVLHFDQLTSPLADDPAAFLAPLRDSAVGRVLLAPRGRSRPAAPPPTDRPLRLLVLTNGNDHFLREIRDRYAHHPDVEFRYLHLTEDPEADQLIRRPDALAADPVLGGSEYGRQVERWLRPHLDWADTLFVDWAVATAAMVTLVDPGDTRIVLRLHSFEAFSFWPHLIDFTRVDDVVFVSEHLRDFAAEVAPALVGPHAPRLHVLSNAMDLRAFPLPKEASARFTLGLVGISAVAKDPRWAVEVLRLLRAEDDRYRLLLVGDGLNRDAGEGVRQYADALDADLAELEPTGAVVRVGQVSDVPKALTGIGVILSTSVRESFHCAVVEGAASGAVPVVRDWPFFASRPHGAHSLFPADWVVRTPAEAAARILDVTADEERWRATGEAAAAHAIATWDWTVVRRGFDALFGVDTPPVG
- a CDS encoding glycosyltransferase is translated as MVDATAPGCDRMTVFHCDAWVAALDGTADRAVLAAHRELMPHALHRNPTVGGAELVYVPVPVPRGQGHAEIADRHDVALRAALGGEPIDAPVVHAHVGLPSGWAAIRNARPDAKIFVTEHASFLDKVLETPRGREMYDEVLHRCTGFLAVGEGVRRPLVEAFPHHADRIGSISNPIAFDQPRATPVTALRRWLFVGALSELKGVPLLLEAFARCRADEPELTLTLVGEGALQASLTARAAELGVADAVTFTGAIPPDEALRLMREHDVLVHPSRQETFGVAVIEAVAAGLPVLVTRCGGPERTLAGVEDAAGVMIDVTDDPETIVAGYRALRSRLASGLDSSLARKVLADRYGYAAVARTHHRLWFPDEAAPSA
- a CDS encoding alpha/beta fold hydrolase, with translation MTKNDTPVSGPTWTGLVPVEDTALAVTDTGGPGVPVVYLNGQFATQGYWRRVIADLGPGWRHLTYDERARGRSKRSADYSFAAAVRDVDAVLAAREVDRALVVGWSYGAVVAAHWAHRNPERAIGAVLVDGAFPYDWLDEAMEQRIRKLFRRLNLFLPLLRPTGLAPRMSAAQQAESNIELGRLSRVDQLGPVLDAITVPTRYVVASGVSFGSHGDEQERIRTSLDAVTAGNPNIAVSAKVASNHGALLKKDYRAVTAAVREVAGLDRTGRG
- a CDS encoding DUF4097 family beta strand repeat-containing protein translates to MQKFDTPVPITAVLDIPAGRVRFIAADRADATVEVRPDDPARNNDVRAADRTSVTYADGVLRIQTEEPRNRLLGPSGSLEVTVQLPAGSRVEAKAAGAELRGVGRLGDLAFEGAYRRIKIDEAGQVRLTAIDGDVEVGRLTGPAEISTARGDIRIAEAVRGTVVLRTGSGDISVGAAVGVSAALDAGTGHGRISNALRNDGTTVLDIHATTAQGDIAARSL
- a CDS encoding glycosyltransferase, with amino-acid sequence MNRTREPRRPRILYLSFYFPPSRASGVYRARATANYLAAHGWEVTAFASPLKFLHNVIGSVDEQLAETVDPSIRVERPNLSHFAWERDLRHFSRFRGMSPILARNVYNLGLKKIFPEHYLSWAAAAVRKALKMHAKRRFDVVLATGNPFASFAAAWVIHKLTGVPFAVDYRDAWTLNMFTEEDAYPADHPAWKWEKRILRDASASIFVNQALRTWYAQRYPDSADRMMVVPNGWDPDLLTQLEPTGATTTHDRSRPLRFSFLGTMNNTQPVEQLAEAFERARRHPDLADAELNIHGHLGYFKQSQAELMGRLGLPGGEHGHSLPDTGIHYRGPVSKTEVGSVYQDSDVLVFLAGGARYVTSGKIFEYMASGSPIVSVHAPGIAAQDVLAGYPLWFNPNSLDVDEIAEAMIAAGKAARDMSPEQRAVARAHAATFTREAVTAPLEARLRGMVKRGIAGGETQS